The following proteins come from a genomic window of Lemur catta isolate mLemCat1 chromosome 4, mLemCat1.pri, whole genome shotgun sequence:
- the LOC123637330 gene encoding slit homolog 2 protein-like isoform X1, with product MRGVGWQTLSLSLGLVLAILTKVAPQACPAQCSCSGSTVDCHGLALRSVPRNIPRNTERLDLNGNNITRITKTDFAGLRHLRVLQLMENKISTIERGAFQDLKELERLRLNRNHLQLFPELLFLGTSKLYRLLESRNHHL from the exons ATGCGCGGCGTTGGCTGGCAGACGCTTTCCCTGTCGCTGGGGTTAGTGCTGGCGATCCTGACCAAGGTGGCGCCGCAGGCGTGCCCGGCGCAGTGCTCCTGCTCGGGCAGCACAGTGGACTGTCACGGACTGGCGCTGCGCAGCGTGCCCAGGAATATCCCCCGCAACACCGAGAGACT GGATTTGAATGGAAATAACATCACACGGATTACGAAGACAGATTTTGCTGGTCTCAGACACCTAAGAGTTCT TCAGCTAATGGAGAATAAGATTAGCACCATTGAAAGAGGAGCATTCCAGGATCTTAAAGAACTGGAGAGACT gCGTTTAAACAGAAATCACCTTCAGCTGTTTCCTGAGTTGCTGTTTCTTGGGACTTCGAAGCTATACAGGCT
- the LOC123637330 gene encoding slit homolog 2 protein-like isoform X2, whose amino-acid sequence MRGVGWQTLSLSLGLVLAILTKVAPQACPAQCSCSGSTVDCHGLALRSVPRNIPRNTERLDLNGNNITRITKTDFAGLRHLRVLQLMENKISTIERGAFQDLKELERLRLNRNHLQLFPELLFLGTSKLYRLKI is encoded by the exons ATGCGCGGCGTTGGCTGGCAGACGCTTTCCCTGTCGCTGGGGTTAGTGCTGGCGATCCTGACCAAGGTGGCGCCGCAGGCGTGCCCGGCGCAGTGCTCCTGCTCGGGCAGCACAGTGGACTGTCACGGACTGGCGCTGCGCAGCGTGCCCAGGAATATCCCCCGCAACACCGAGAGACT GGATTTGAATGGAAATAACATCACACGGATTACGAAGACAGATTTTGCTGGTCTCAGACACCTAAGAGTTCT TCAGCTAATGGAGAATAAGATTAGCACCATTGAAAGAGGAGCATTCCAGGATCTTAAAGAACTGGAGAGACT gCGTTTAAACAGAAATCACCTTCAGCTGTTTCCTGAGTTGCTGTTTCTTGGGACTTCGAAGCTATACAGGCT